Proteins encoded by one window of Cheilinus undulatus linkage group 13, ASM1832078v1, whole genome shotgun sequence:
- the LOC121519570 gene encoding tripartite motif-containing protein 16-like, translating to MPSAKAKSTHFWADEETHFMLYQLREVNISKYMDGRKTRNGKLFRIVAERLDKAGFKRTPEQIRVRWKHLKQAYYHAKKNHPAGSSNAVYSDVLEELLGHRSSSNGVEDGDNTKGSDGLQEVEDLGDTTEEEEEAESPARVSSPPQPSASSTSQLAVLSAEQRQTSPSGRTQHVANVEKFLQTMQQMQRTWLQQIQQSQEREERLVNSILENNAKMVSAMIEGIRGLQPPTPRTPCQVSEANSCAAGEHPAAAERTERTGEVEMNGCNIQQRVQDKERDVKLLQQEVEAVNRSADEAVEHSERSFSKLICLMEKRRFEVRQQIRSQQRAEVSQLKELQEKLEKEITELQKLPFTEDQDQLLQDFPSLSQLGKSADSSSINIRPVTYFKDVTAAVTDVRDKLEDVLSEKWTNTSRTKTETDVLMLQLEPKTRAEFLQYLQDVTLDQNTINSWLALSNGNKKVTFMSKYQCHSIHPDRFSECLQVLSEESLNGRCYWEVETQGDGVCVAVAYKDISRAGSSNDCGFGYNDKSWVFDCYNNGFYFWHNNVQAHVSGSVSSRVGVYLDHGAGVLSFYSISDTMTLLHRVQTTFTQPLHAGIRFHLCNCGSTAEFSKLKKTETI from the exons ATGCCGAGCGCTAAAGCGAAAAGTACTCATTTCTGGGCCGACGAGGAGACTCATTTCATGTTGTACCAGCTGAGGGAGGTGAATATATCCAAATACATGGATGGAAGGAAAACGAGGAATGGAAAGCTGTTCAGGATAGTGGCCGAGCGGTTGGACAAGGCTGGATTTAAAAGGACCCCCGAGCAGATCCGTGTCCGGTGGAAGCACCTGAAACAGGCCTACTACCACGCCAAGAAGAACCACCCCGCCGGCAGCAGCAATGCTGTTTACTCGGACGTGTTAGAGGAGCTGCTGGGTCACAGGAGCTCGTCCAACGGTGTGGAGGATGGAGACAACACCAAGGGCTCAG ACGGTCTGCAGGAGGTGGAGGACCTTGGGGACAcgacagaggaggaagaggaggcagaaTCTCCAGCGAGAGTAAGCAGCCCTCCTCAACCCAGTGCATCGTCTACCTCACAGTTAGCTG ttctttctgCAGAGCAACGACAGACATCACCAAGTGGAAGGACACAACACGTAGCTAATGTGGAAAAGTTTCTCCAAACGATGCAGCAGATGCAGAGGACCTGGTTGCAGCAGATCCAGCAGAGTCAGGAGAGAGAAGAACGGCTGGTCAACAGCATTCTGGAAAACAATGCCAAAATGGTGTCTGCGATGATCGAAGGCATCCGTGGCTTGCAGCCTCCCACACCTCGAACACCTTGCCAGGTTTCAGAAGCTAACAGCTGTGCAGCGGGGGAGCATCcggctgcagcagagaggacTGAAAGGACGGGAGAGGTGGAGATGAATGGGTGTAACATCCAGCAGAGAGTTCAGGACAAAGAGAGAGACGTGAAGCTGCTTCAGCAGGAGGTGGAGGCTGTCAACCGCTCTGCCGATGAAGCAGTGGAGCACAGTGAGAGGAGCTTCTCCAAGCTGATTTGCCTCATGGAGAAAAGACGCTTTGAGGTGAGGCAGCAGATCAGATCCCAGCAGAGAGCTGAGGTGAGTCAACTCAAGGAGCTTCAGGAGAAGCTGGAGAAGGAGATCACTGAGCTGCAGAAGCTCCCCTTCACAGAGGACCAGGACCAGTTACTACAGGACTTCCCCTCACTGTCACAACTCGGTAAATCTGCAGACTCATCCAGCATCAATATCCGTCCTGTGACGTATTTTAAGGATGTGACAGCGGCTGTGACAGACGTCAGAGACAAACTAGAGGACGTTCTGAGTGAGAAATGGACAAACACCTCACGGACAAAGACTGAAACAGATGTTTTAATGTTGCAGTTAGAGCCCAAGACCAGAGCAGAGTTCTTACAGTATTTACAAGATGTCACACTGGatcaaaatacaataaactcaTGGCTGGCATTATCCAATGGGAACAAAAAAGTAACATTCATGAGTAAATACCAGTGTCATAGTATCCACCCAGACAGATTCAGTGAGTGTCTTCAGGTCCTTAGTGAAGAGAGTCTGAATGGACGTTGTTACTGGGAGGTGGAGACACAAGGAGACGGAGTTTGTGTAGCAGTGGCGTACAAAGACATCAGCAGAGCAGGGAGCTCCAATGACTGTGGATTTGGATATAATGATAAATCTTGGGTGTTTGATTGTTACAACAACGGTTTTTACTTTTGGCACAACAACGTCCAAGCTCACGTCTCAGGATCCGTGTCGTCCAGAGTCGGCGTTTACCTGGATCACGGTGCAGGTGTTCTGTCCTTCTACAGCATCTCTGACACAATGACTCTcctccacagagtccagaccacgTTCACGCAGCCTCTACATGCTGGAATCAGGTTTCATTTATGTAACTGTGGGTCCACCGCTGAGTTCTCTAAGCTGAAAAAGACTGAAACCATTTAA